In Pedobacter africanus, a single window of DNA contains:
- a CDS encoding RNA polymerase sigma-70 factor → MAVYSTHTDQELVTLLQSGDERAFDQLFRKFYPALCYFAKRYVPAQELAEEVVQDVMVKLWQRHVDFESFNSLKAFLYISIKNGCLDSAISEKRKLNRDNNWYQQQEQLEADVEEYIIQTEVLMEISQAIAMLPDQCRNIMKMSYEQGMSGKQIAEAMQITVSTVNNQKARGILLLRKILSYKGMATLMIIVNSKMFE, encoded by the coding sequence ATGGCTGTTTATAGCACACATACCGATCAGGAGCTGGTTACGTTGCTGCAAAGCGGGGATGAACGCGCTTTTGACCAACTGTTCCGAAAATTCTATCCGGCGCTATGCTACTTTGCAAAGCGATATGTGCCAGCACAGGAACTGGCCGAAGAGGTGGTTCAGGATGTGATGGTTAAGCTGTGGCAGCGGCATGTCGACTTTGAGAGTTTTAATTCTTTAAAAGCCTTCTTGTACATCAGCATAAAAAACGGATGCCTGGACAGTGCTATAAGTGAAAAACGCAAACTGAATCGCGACAACAACTGGTACCAGCAGCAGGAACAACTGGAAGCCGATGTAGAAGAATACATTATCCAAACTGAAGTGCTGATGGAAATAAGTCAGGCCATTGCCATGCTGCCAGATCAATGCCGCAACATCATGAAAATGAGTTATGAGCAGGGGATGAGCGGCAAACAAATTGCCGAAGCCATGCAAATCACCGTAAGCACCGTAAATAACCAGAAGGCCAGGGGCATACTGCTGCTCAGAAAAATACTGAGCTATAAAGGAATGGCTACCCTGATGATCATTGTCAACTCAAAGATGTTTGAATAA
- a CDS encoding O-acetyl-ADP-ribose deacetylase: protein MNPKIQVIKGDITKIKADAIVNAANTSLMGGGGVDGAIHRVGGPAILDDCRKIVARQGGCKTGQAVITTGGKLPAKYVIHTVGPVYNGGKGDVAELLRSCYRNSLALAAENGCKTIAFPNISTGIYGYPKAKAAEIAVNAVKTFLNQNEAIETVTFVCFDNENYTFIEEQLKLEF from the coding sequence ATGAACCCCAAAATCCAGGTCATCAAGGGTGACATCACAAAAATAAAGGCCGATGCAATCGTAAACGCTGCCAACACCTCACTCATGGGCGGTGGCGGGGTAGATGGAGCCATACACCGGGTAGGTGGCCCGGCTATTCTGGATGACTGCCGTAAAATTGTGGCCCGGCAAGGTGGTTGTAAAACCGGCCAGGCGGTAATTACAACAGGAGGGAAGCTTCCTGCAAAATATGTTATACATACTGTTGGCCCTGTTTATAATGGTGGCAAAGGCGACGTTGCAGAGCTGCTCAGGTCCTGTTACCGGAACTCTTTAGCCCTTGCAGCAGAGAACGGTTGCAAAACTATTGCTTTCCCAAATATCAGTACAGGAATTTATGGTTACCCCAAGGCAAAGGCTGCTGAAATTGCCGTGAATGCGGTAAAGACCTTTCTAAATCAGAATGAAGCGATTGAAACAGTGACTTTCGTTTGCTTTGACAATGAAAATTATACATTTATTGAGGAGCAATTGAAGTTAGAGTTTTAA